In Oryza brachyantha chromosome 2, ObraRS2, whole genome shotgun sequence, a single window of DNA contains:
- the LOC102702629 gene encoding U-box domain-containing protein 33-like: MDGDGGVHDGIWSARCSVSSSSGSLLDAADDWDEQSLAADEDKVFVAVEADVEHGRSTFLWALQNLAARGSKIVVAHVHSSAQEISKIHCTSMKPEEISEYLKLAREEAEKNLDEYALIAKSTGKDMEIACEKVIIVMDDIAKGLEELITLHGITRLVMGAAADQYYSEEMKEPNSKIALKLMETASPSCKIWFTCNAHLICTREPNENLLAIYVPPAQTNTKPLSVCSISSQMSSIELENEAPSSEEYTLRSLVQSTMSEWDYIFGDWGRIGYGSFRTDDPISISEATTLAVIVDGTNKQSSVMHSPQESDSVNFLLPVCDPEQEEEEQNLYDDMRGKLKEACTRAELLKEEVHSESSKRRKAEMDLLIALQRVKESEKLYLQEGNQRKETEKTLARQRLEIDEIKRRHNALYDELQDTKKQKLVLEQHISEIKSAATDYVQKITEYFIQESCEEAKKRQKIKMDLLAVLQRVKDVENLNRNEKMQRKDMEEKIARQRMEIEETKRQRDELYHELKDVKEQKFSLEQVDASEETRRRRKAESDMLSALQRVHGLEHQYLHELKKREALDETLARQREEIQETKRELNKINGIHMTEIKSIRKVHEEKLAESKRFIQEIQAKYDKLLHERDTAIAESEKLRQMNRNGASITATTQIPDFSFFELRQATQDFDTALKIGTGRFMSVYKGFLRNTAVTVTLLHHQGLQGQSEFHQEVAVLSRLRHPNLMTLIGACPEAFGMVYEFLPNGSLEDQLSCEKNTPPLTWKARTRIIGEICSALTFIHSHKPHPVVHGNLNPMNILLDANFVSKLHICQILRKYNTGNNTYGTSSYIDPEFLSTGELAPRCDVYSFGIIILRLLTGQPPENITTMVEDAMEKSQLHSIMDTSAGSWPFVQANQLAHLGLRCANLSGRHRPDLTGEVWGVIKPLLKAAYQNHGCKHTFEALSDETHMPSYFICPILQEVMTDPHIAADGYTYEADAIREWLDGGNARSPMTNLRLEHRELTPNRVLRSAILEWRHQQQQHKR; the protein is encoded by the exons TTCATTGTACCAGCATGAAGCCTGAAGAGATCAGCGAGTACCTGAAGTTGGCGCGGGAAGAGGCGGAGAAGAACCTAGATGAGTATGCTCTGATAGCGAAAAGCACAGGAAAAGATATGGAG ATTGCTTGTGAGAAAGTAATAATTGTCATGGACGACATCGCAAAAGGACTCGAGGAACTTATTACCCTTCATGGCATCACCAGGCTTGTCATGGGAGCAGCTGCAGATCAATACTACTCAGA GGAGATGAAAGAACCAAATTCCAAGATAGCCCTCAAGCTGATGGAGACCGCATCCCCATCATGCAAGATATGGTTTACCTGCAACGCCCATCTGATATGTACCAG GGAACCCAATGAAAATCTTCTTGCAATATATGTGCCACCTGCACAAACAAACACAAAACCATTGTCAGTGTGCAGCATTTCAAGCCAAATGAGTTCAATAGAGCTGGAGAATGAAGCACCAAGCTCAGAAGAATACACTTTAAGATCATTGGTTCAATCAACAATGAGCGAATGGGACTACATTTTTGGGG ATTGGGGAAGAATCGGGTATGGCTCATTTAGGACTGATGATCCAATAAGTATCTCTGAAGCCACAACTCTAGCGGTGATTGTTGATGgtacaaacaaacaaagcTCAGTGATGCATTCTCCTCAGGAATCTGACAGTGTCAATTTCTTATTGCCAGTTTGTGATCCC gaacaagaagaagaagaacaaaatttatatgatgaCATGCGTGGTAAGCTTAAAGAGGCATGCACTCGAGCTGAACTACTCAAGGAAGAAGTTCACAGCGAATCTAGCAAGCGCCGCAAAGCCGAAATGGACCTACTTATAGCTCTTCAAAGA GTTAAGGAGTcagaaaaattatatctaCAAGAGGGGAACCAACGGAAAGAAACTGAGAAGACACTTGCAAGACAGAGGCTGGAGattgatgaaataaaaagaCGACACAATGCATTATATGATGAACTACAGGATACAAAGAAGCAGAAGCTTGTGCTGGAGCAACATATATCTGAGATTAAATCTGCTGCAACAGATTATGTACAAAAGATTACTGAATATTTTATACAAGAATCATGTGAGGAAGCCAAGAAACGCCAAAAGATCAAGATGGATCTGCTTGCGGTGCTTCAAAGA GTTAAAGATGTGGAGAATTtaaacagaaatgaaaagatgcagcggaaagatatGGAGGAAAAGATTGCAAGACAGAGGATGGAGAttgaagaaacaaaaaggCAGCGAGATGAATTGTACCATGAGTTAAAAGATGTAAAGGAACAGAAGTTCAGTCTGGAACAAGTT GATGCATCTGAAGAAactaggaggaggagaaaagcTGAGAGCGATATGCTCTCCGCTCTTCAGAGG GTTCATGGCCTGGAGCATCAGTATCTGCATGAGTTGAAAAAGCGGGAAGCACTGGACGAGACACTTGCACGGCAGAGGGAGGAAAttcaagaaacaaaaagagagctgaataagataaatggcaTACATATGACAGAGATAAAATCCATCCGAAAAGTTCATGAAGAAAAGCTTGCAGAAAGCAAGCGCTTTATCCAAGAAATCCAAGCAAAATATGACAAACTACTACATGAGAGAGACACTGCCATAGCAGAATCTGAAAAATTGCGCCAAATGAACAGGAATGGAGCTTCCATCACAGCAACCACCCAGATACCCGACTTCTCTTTTTTTGAGCTGCGGCAAGCAACCCAAGACTTTGATACTGCACTCAAGATTGGCACAGGCAGATTTATGAGCGTCTACAAAGGGTTCCTACGGAATACAGCTGTCACTGTAACGTTGCTTCATCATCAGGGCCTGCAAGGACAGTCAGAGTTCCATCAAGAG GTTGCTGTTCTTAGTAGACTGAGGCATCCTAACCTCATGACACTAATAGGTGCATGTCCAGAAGCTTTTGGCATGGTGTATGAATTTCTACCAAATGGGAGCCTCGAGGATCAACTGTCGTGCGAGAAAAACACACCACCACTGACTTGGAAGGCGCGTACTAGGATCATCGGGGAGATATGTTCAGCCCTGACCTTCATCCACTCACACAAGCCTCACCCAGTTGTTCATGGTAACCTAAACCCCATGAACATTCTTCTTGATGCCAACTTTGTAAGCAAGTTGCACATCTGCCAGATTCTAAGAAAATACAACACCGGAAACAACACTTATGGAACATCTTCCTACATTGACCCTGAGTTCTTGTCCACCGGGGAACTTGCCCCACGCTGTGATGTATACTCCTTTGGCATTATCATTCTACGTCTACTGACGGGACAACCACCAGAAAACATCACGACAATGGTAGAAGATGCTATGGAGAAGAGCCAGTTGCATTCAATCATGGACACCTCCGCAGGAAGCTGGCCCTTCGTGCAGGCCAACCAGCTTGCACATCTTGGACTGAGATGCGCCAATTTGAGTGGAAGGCACCGGCCGGATCTCACAGGGGAGGTGTGGGGGGTGATCAAGCCTCTGCTGAAGGCTGCCTACCAGAATCATGGATGCAAGCATACATTTGAAGCTCTGTCAGATGAGACACACATGCCATCCTACTTTATCTGTCCGATCTTACAG GAGGTGATGACTGATCCTCACATCGCAGCAGACGGGTACACGTACGAAGCCGATGCCATCAGAGAGTGGCTCGACGGCGGGAATGCCAGGTCGCCGATGACGAACCTGAGGCTCGAACACCGCGAACTCACACCCAACAGAGTGCTCCGCTCGGCGATCCTCGAGTGGAgacatcagcagcagcagcacaagaGATGA